The Triticum aestivum cultivar Chinese Spring chromosome 3A, IWGSC CS RefSeq v2.1, whole genome shotgun sequence genome includes a region encoding these proteins:
- the LOC123058096 gene encoding uncharacterized protein isoform X1, giving the protein MCGKMDEVHLHMEHKSLPGGEFGGVRASMSKPPTSSTSRPNSMVVKKVCPREYIPPHIVAEAISTLHGLDLRWSGPITPSERLYVEQYVMAKYPQYSHGLIEEESCDKDDLYSTYYSTGSMSASPEGGSGERRRPSPTGSPSSARPDIDMVRLEPSRLLDILTKKSSFTGSFISIPEIQARNRVLRHCGLTDDEYLVLFAATPKDAMMLIGESYPFFRSNYYMSILADDRDCIHAFAAYKEAKVIAAPESWLDLRIKGSQLSQYFRRKSKLTHKGLFAYPAVSAAAPATDDGIAPPPPRYSMHWVSEAHRNGWHVLLDATALVVGEDRLPLSLHRPDLVLCTLDDTHSQQPSAKVTCLLVRRRSFDTSALPQPQQKQ; this is encoded by the exons AtgtgtggaaagatggatgaggtTCACCTCCACATGGAGCACAAG AGCCTACCCGGTGGAGAATTTGGAGGAGTTCGTGCCTCGATGTCCAAACCTCCGACGTCTAGCACTTCTAGGCCAAACAGCATGGTTGTCAAG AAAGTGTGCCCACGGGAGTACATCCCGCCGCACATCGTGGCGGAGGCAATCTCGACGCTGCACGGCCTCGACCTGCGGTGGTCGGGGCCGATCACGCCCAGCGAGCGGCTCTACGTGGAGCAGTACGTGATGGCCAAGTACCCGCAGTACTCTCACGGACTCATTGAGGAGGAAAGCTGTGACAAGGACGACCTCTACTCCACCTACTATAGCACCGGCAGCATGTCTGCCTCGCCCGAGGGCGgatccggcgagcggcggaggccgTCGCCGACGGGGTCCCCGTCGTCGGCGAGGCCTGACATCGACATGGTCAGGTTGGAGCCGTCGCGTCTGCTGGACATCCTGACCAAGAAGTCTTCCTTCACGGGGAGCTTCATCTCCATACCGGAGATCCAGGCCAGGAACAGGGTGCTCCGGCACTGCGGACTCACCGACGATGAGTACCTCGTGCTCTTCGCCGCCACGCCCAAGGACGCCATGATGCTG ATAGGCGAGAGCTACCCCTTCTTCCGGAGCAACTACTACATGTCAATCCTAGCCGACGACCGCGACTGCATCCACGCATTTGCGGCGTACAAGGAGGCCAAGGTCATCGCGGCGCCGGAGTCGTGGCTGGATCTCCGCATCAAGGGCTCACAGCTCAGCCAGTACTTCCGCCGCAAGTCAAAACTCACGCACAAGGGCCTCTTCGCCTACCCAGCCGTCTCCGCCGCAGCCCCCGCCACCGACGACGGaatcgccccgccaccgccgcgctACTCCATGCACTGGGTCTCCGAGGCGCACCGCAACGGCTGGCACGTGCTCCTGGACGCCACCGCGCTGGTCGTCGGCGAGGACCGGCTGCCGCTGTCGCTGCACCGGCCGGACCTCGTGCTGTGCACGCTCGACGACACGCACTCGCAGCAGCCGTCCGCCAAGGTGACATGCCTGCTCGTCAGGAGGCGGTCCTTCGACACCTCCGCCCTGCCGCAGCCGCAGCAGAAACAGTGA
- the LOC123058096 gene encoding uncharacterized protein isoform X2, with amino-acid sequence MSKPPTSSTSRPNSMVVKKVCPREYIPPHIVAEAISTLHGLDLRWSGPITPSERLYVEQYVMAKYPQYSHGLIEEESCDKDDLYSTYYSTGSMSASPEGGSGERRRPSPTGSPSSARPDIDMVRLEPSRLLDILTKKSSFTGSFISIPEIQARNRVLRHCGLTDDEYLVLFAATPKDAMMLIGESYPFFRSNYYMSILADDRDCIHAFAAYKEAKVIAAPESWLDLRIKGSQLSQYFRRKSKLTHKGLFAYPAVSAAAPATDDGIAPPPPRYSMHWVSEAHRNGWHVLLDATALVVGEDRLPLSLHRPDLVLCTLDDTHSQQPSAKVTCLLVRRRSFDTSALPQPQQKQ; translated from the exons ATGTCCAAACCTCCGACGTCTAGCACTTCTAGGCCAAACAGCATGGTTGTCAAG AAAGTGTGCCCACGGGAGTACATCCCGCCGCACATCGTGGCGGAGGCAATCTCGACGCTGCACGGCCTCGACCTGCGGTGGTCGGGGCCGATCACGCCCAGCGAGCGGCTCTACGTGGAGCAGTACGTGATGGCCAAGTACCCGCAGTACTCTCACGGACTCATTGAGGAGGAAAGCTGTGACAAGGACGACCTCTACTCCACCTACTATAGCACCGGCAGCATGTCTGCCTCGCCCGAGGGCGgatccggcgagcggcggaggccgTCGCCGACGGGGTCCCCGTCGTCGGCGAGGCCTGACATCGACATGGTCAGGTTGGAGCCGTCGCGTCTGCTGGACATCCTGACCAAGAAGTCTTCCTTCACGGGGAGCTTCATCTCCATACCGGAGATCCAGGCCAGGAACAGGGTGCTCCGGCACTGCGGACTCACCGACGATGAGTACCTCGTGCTCTTCGCCGCCACGCCCAAGGACGCCATGATGCTG ATAGGCGAGAGCTACCCCTTCTTCCGGAGCAACTACTACATGTCAATCCTAGCCGACGACCGCGACTGCATCCACGCATTTGCGGCGTACAAGGAGGCCAAGGTCATCGCGGCGCCGGAGTCGTGGCTGGATCTCCGCATCAAGGGCTCACAGCTCAGCCAGTACTTCCGCCGCAAGTCAAAACTCACGCACAAGGGCCTCTTCGCCTACCCAGCCGTCTCCGCCGCAGCCCCCGCCACCGACGACGGaatcgccccgccaccgccgcgctACTCCATGCACTGGGTCTCCGAGGCGCACCGCAACGGCTGGCACGTGCTCCTGGACGCCACCGCGCTGGTCGTCGGCGAGGACCGGCTGCCGCTGTCGCTGCACCGGCCGGACCTCGTGCTGTGCACGCTCGACGACACGCACTCGCAGCAGCCGTCCGCCAAGGTGACATGCCTGCTCGTCAGGAGGCGGTCCTTCGACACCTCCGCCCTGCCGCAGCCGCAGCAGAAACAGTGA